The following is a genomic window from Manihot esculenta cultivar AM560-2 chromosome 9, M.esculenta_v8, whole genome shotgun sequence.
CAGCAACTGGAAAATGCACTGAATAGAACTGCTGCTTTGAAAGCTCCTTTGGTTGCTCATGCTAGCCAACCAAACATCAAATCTTCACTACCTAGGTTCAAGAAGATTTGGCCTTTTTTTCACTTTGATTTTATGAAGAAGTTTTTAGATTTCCTAATTTTATTCTGGCACATGACTAGAGAATTCTCATTTCAGGTCTATTCTAGTGGTTCTGGGAATAGCTCCAGATCCACAGGCTTCAAGTCAGGCACAAACAAGTCAAACTCAAACTGGAGATGCTAGCAACTCGGATAAGGACGTGCCGGCAGAGAAATCTAAAGAATCTTCTAGTGCTAGTTGACATGCCTGAGAATTAATTATTACTGGATCAGAAAATTTTGCCTCAAGGGAGTTGACAAGGTTAGTAGCTTTTGGTGCCACCAAATTTCCAGTTCTCAACTACCATGCCATCATCTTCACTCTGTAAATCAATAGGATTTCTAAGAACCAAAGGTAGCCCCGTGTTGTATTATACCCCTAACTGCTTATACATCAGAATACCATTAAATGGAATTGCTGCCTTAGCTGAAGATTTTTGACAATCAGGAAAAGATGTTAGGAAAGCTTTCTAGATGAAGCAAAAGCATGTAGTTAGTGAAATTTTGTTAGTTGAATGAAAAATGACTCTTAGTtgtgtatttttcttttctcttcaataTCATTTCTTCTAAGACATATGTTACTTAGTAGATGTATATTGATTTAATCAAGTATTTCCGATTTGGTTGATGATTTCTGCAAGGTAGTAAACTTACCCCATCATTATTGTAATCAAGAATTTTTCTTTTGAGTTTGGTTATTCTCTCCTTGTTGATTCATTTGAATGTTGAACGAGTTTGTACACCTTGTTATCCCATCAGAATTTAGATTGATGTTCtgttactatttagtcccttattggaaaatttattagttgattggttatttttataaaaaaatttattaattaatctttttgtACCGAGttattttagactttttataaaatttaatagtaaaattaacgAAACGAAGAATTGAAGCcaaaatttttaatgaagaaaaaaagaaaaatattgttgATCTTGCGTTGCATTGCTTTATCAATACAATACAATGTTATAGAAAACTctattagtttttataattctcAAAACATAATTTTAAGAGGTTTCAATCTCATGGAAATTTCACTTACTGATTTATCATATTTTCCTAAAAGAATTCATCAAATCGGAAAGGTATTAAGGtaataaatttgttattaaataataaaatttataaaaataaaaaacataaatatgtaagagaaatatatatataaaatgtgAAGTCTTCTTCAATTAGGCTTCTGTAATTAAATTTGCAACAAATTGATAACTCCTGCTTTTTAAAGTCTGAGCAATAAGCACTCACAGCATATAGTCTGATGGCAAgtgtatataaataaatttaatagattCTACTCTTcctatttctatttaaaaaataaaatgtataagTAATAAATACTTTTAAGCTAATGCCATCCAAAATTACTAATATGAATTAAAGTCACGTGGTCTCacttgaaaataatttaaaaaatgtctaaattaataatttcttttactttttaaaatttataaatttttcatgccataatttttaattttttgaaataaacaTTGGGGTTATTCTGCCATAATTTTTaactatttgaaaaaaattgaaaattccaAAGCAAGAGAGAACATAAAGTCGGGGGCTCAAATCATATATCCATATGATCAAAATAAGTGAAAGGAAGATCAACATCATGACTACAATAAATAGTTGATAACGAAAGTAactttcaaaatattaaaaaaaagacaAATCACTAGAACTTCAAAATAAAGATGAAGTTTGCATTAATAAGTTTTCATTTATTTACGTTGAAATCGTCTTTACGGCTAAGAAATTTCGAGTTTGAACTTTCAATTGAagctaattgataaaaaaaaaaaaaaaaagtttacaaGTGAAACTGTAACaaatgttttgtgttgtttatTCTGAAAATGGTGGTAGCGAGAGATTGAGGGTTAAGAAAGAGTATGGATGAAGCTCGCTGATGAGAATTTAAGAGAAGGATGTCAGTGTTATTGGATTTGTGAGAAGGTGGCGATAGTGTGTGGTCGGTGTTATAGTGGAAATAGATATGATGATGCAGCTACAAATAAGGGAGAGTAAGGATAAGGCTTGATAGAAGAAGTTGAAGGGCTTGATGGTGAGAAGCTGACACGGGAATGTGAAAGGAAGAATCACATGAATAAGGGAAGGTTACAAATAGGAAATATAGAGTTAAGGTTTAATTCCAAAAGGCTATAATAAATAGACTTTCAGGTATAAGAAAAATAAGCTATACAAAacataaaataagataaaagtCTAAACCCATTTCAATCCACTCAAAACTCTACCTTGCAGGAGGCTAGAGGACTTTCGTCAGCTACTGCTTGGGACATACTGTAAAGGaggttaacaagttgccaaaggAGAAGAAAGAGCATCTTGGAGCACCAGACTTTTAGATCTAAAGCCAAAGCAGATCCTGAATGAACCGCAGAGATGATAATAGAACCCCAAGATTCTTTACATCCAAGTTAGGGGACCTTTCCATAGccaaaattgaattactgcATACTGAAACACAAGCAGCATTGGGGCCGAGAATAGCCCAACTTTTATCGGTACCTAAAAAGGAGTTATCTTTACAGAAGCAACTAAGACCACAACCTACATGCAACTGACCCAGCATAAATAAGAACCAAAGCCATTTACCCAAACACAGCAAATCAAAGGATTTCCATCCTTGATAACTATAGATATGCtacaaacaaaaagaagaatttatttatttacataatCTCACTCATCCCCTACGCCGGTATTCTcttataagataataaaattaaaaattaaatatattttaaatcataTGTGAACACGATATAAAATAGAAATACACTTGTTAGCCTTCTCTACTCACATTCAATTGACCGTTTGAAAAAATATCAAGTATGATTTTGGAGAtcaaattacaatttttttatgatgaaatttttcaaaaataaaattaaaaaatattaatagtaaGTTAaggttaattttttataatttttttatttgttttaaaggATGTCTGTAGCCACAAGATATTTTATTCTTTAGATGGATTGATTAATTTCTTTCTAATTTGTGAATAATTTCTTTCTTTCCAATTTGTGAAACTTTgcctgaattaatttaatttaaaaactttctAAACAAATGCAAAACCTCACTAAATTTTGTGTTTCtgcctattattattattattattattattattattattataatatcgtAGCCCATTAATAAAACGGATCCAACCCACTAATAAGCGTAAAAGCAAACCAGTTATAAAGGAACAGTGAGATTACTGCCGGAGCAAACTTCCGGTGgcaggaggagaagaagaagaagaagaagaagaaggagaaggggaGGAGAAGAATGGGCGTCGACTACTATAGAATTTTACAGGTAGACCGGAATGGAAAAGACGATGATTTGAAGAAAGCTTACCGTAAACTCGCTATGAAATGGCATCCCGATAAGAACCCTAAGAATAAGAAAGAAGCTGAAGCTAAGTTCAAGCAAATCTCCGAAGCCTATGATGTAAATAATCTCTCATTTCCCCTAATCTTATCTGTCACTATTTGTCTACTAGTCAAAAACCCAGAAAGAATTGGGAAATAAAATCCAATTTTTTTGCCTTTTCATGATTTATATTTTGTTCACTTGTTGTTTAAGTGCAGGTTTTAAGCGATCCACAAAAGCGGGCTGTTTATGATCAGTATGGAGAGGAGGGTTTGAAGGGGCAGGTGCCGCCGCCGGGTGCTTCCGGGTTTGGACACGAAGGGGGTTCCACGACGTTCCGGTTCAATCCTCGGAGTGCGGATGATATATTCTCTGAGATTTTTGGATTTTCGAGCCCGTTTGGTGGGATGGGTGACATGGGTGGCCCCCGCGCCACCACGTCAGGTTTTCCAAGAGGTATGTTTGGGGACGATATCTTCTCCTCATTTAGGAGCGCAGCCGGAGAGAGCTCTAATATGCTCCGTAAAGGGGCTGCCATAGAACGGACGTTGCCGTGTAGTTTGGAGGATCTGTACAAGGGAACTACTAAGAAGATGAAGATTTCCAGGGATGTTACTGATTCTACTGGGTAAGCTTGTTACTTTTTCTCTAACACTACATTTCGTAATGCTCTTTTTTCCCCGGACACTTGACAGTTTGGCGGAGGGTACATGCATTTTGGGTTTGTGAATTTTATGACTTGTTGAAAATACCTTGGctttaaattctaaatttaataaGTTATCTTTCCCACATTAACCATTACTTTTTTGAGGTGGATTTTCATGAGTAGGGATTAACTCATTCATTGTTCTTATCCAGAAGGCATTATGTGATTAGGCTGAACACTAGGGGTTAACATGCCAATTCTATGGGCCAAGTCATTGGTTCAATACTTGAAAGGTGAATTCATACAATGCAAGTGGCTTGTAGCCATCAGACTTTGCTGAGTCACATAATTGCAACTGCATCTACCCTCTTACATTTATACAATATGGGCTATGAACTGAgtgaaattttagttaaaactaCTGGTGTACCGTCCTTAGACTTTATGAGATTGGGATCTTAGTAGATATTAATTGCAATCTTGCTTTGTTAAATTTAGTCTTTGATACTCCAACTCTTCATTTTACCATGCTGTACCTGTGTAGACACGACGCTTTGTGAGATACGGCATAGAATGTGTCCGACGCATATTCGTGCACTCAGACATTTGATGACATATTTATGCATAGTTAATAGAACATTCTTGTACATATACTTTTGTACATATATTTGAGTGACATATTTATGCATAACTAATAGAgcattcttttctttcaaattgaAGGGCAtagatgaaattaattatttaattgtaattGATCATCCATTTAGACTATAATTATTAGTTTATTActatataactttttttttaattctagtttattttatataacataGCGTATCCAAACATCCGTGTGTAAACTTAGATCCATATCCCTGTATTTTCTATTTAGAAAGTTGACAAGTGAGACATAGTGATATACACCTATTTTGGACACCTGTATCCGAGTCCAAGTAACATAGAATTTAGTTCCTTTAATGGTTAGGTCCTTTGGTGCTTATCTTGTCAATATTAAGTATTTAATCTATAGTTGCTATATGTGTAGGAATTGCAATAGAAACTAGGTGGATATGGTGTTTTATGTTGTGATGTTTTTTAGTCTGATTACCAGGTGTTATCACACAAGTCACAAGTGCCTTGATTATTGACAAAATAACAATTCTTAAATAAGCAGAATATGGGAGCCTgaaatcttttctttttaatatccATCACTAGTAGCTAATGGTTTTGTTGGCCATGTGATATATGAATGGTTTTAGTTTTGACTTTCTGATGCAGGAGCagaaaaatttagaataatttCTCGTCATATTACTTTTTCTTCCCATTCTTCACTTTCCTTTTGCATGTTGTATAGGGATCATATCTTTACATCTATCCATAATGGTTTTTATTCCATTGAGAAAAAGTCATGGATTTATGTTCTCTGTTTACCAGTCCAAATCCGCTGAACATGTCCAACATGTGCTTAAAGGATGATTGACACCTCAATGTGTGTTACAATTTCTTATGTCTGGATAGAAAGTGACCTTTATCCTCTTGGAAGGTTCCTTTATTCACTTACaagctttatttatttatttatttatttcgtaGTCCGACTTATCATTTTACCATGCCATACCATACCCGTGTCGACACGACCCTTCATGGGATTTGACATAGAATATGTGTCCAACACATATTCGTGCACTCGGACACTTGAGTGATATATTTATGCATAGTTAATAGAGCATTCTTGTACATGCACTTGAGTGACATATTTATGCATAGTTAATAGagcattttttttctctcaagaTGAAGAGCAtgtatttagaaaaaattaggTATTTAGTTGTattttgaatgatttttttGGTTGTAATTGATCATCCATTTACACTATAATTATTAGTTTGTTACtatataactttttatttttttattctagtttattttatataacataACGTATTCAAGCATCCATGACTAAACTTATATCCATATCTCCGTATTTTCTATTTAGAAAGTTGACAAGTTAGACATAGTGATATACACTCATTTTGGACACTCGTATCTGTGTCCAAGTAacttagatttatttattttggttcGGTAATTTATGTGAATATTATTTGGACTTGATCCTCAATGTTTTGGTTGTTGTTTGACATGCCCGAAGAGATGAGGGTGCTAGTAATGATAACCATCCTTAGCGTCTATGAATATATCATACTTGTTTGCAATTCAATAAATCATCACAGATGTGAGAGATATATATGGTTTAGTGTTTGGAGAACTTGCagaattgctggattttcttttctttttacggGAGAAGTGTCTTGGTGTTGGATCAAGGCCCTTGCCCAAACTACCATTGTTGGTGTACAAAGTTGACTAATCCTAATGGATGAATTGTCGGATGTATGAGGCATGGTCTACCA
Proteins encoded in this region:
- the LOC110622757 gene encoding dnaJ homolog subfamily B member 1, which translates into the protein MGVDYYRILQVDRNGKDDDLKKAYRKLAMKWHPDKNPKNKKEAEAKFKQISEAYDVLSDPQKRAVYDQYGEEGLKGQVPPPGASGFGHEGGSTTFRFNPRSADDIFSEIFGFSSPFGGMGDMGGPRATTSGFPRGMFGDDIFSSFRSAAGESSNMLRKGAAIERTLPCSLEDLYKGTTKKMKISRDVTDSTGRPTTVEEILTIEIKPGWKKGTKITFPEKGNEQRGVIPSDLVFIIDEKPHTVFKRDGNDLIVTQKVSLVEALTGYTAQVTTLDGRNLTIPINSIISPTYEEVVKGEGMPIPKEPSRKGNLRIKFNIKFPSKLTVEQKAGIKRLISS